Sequence from the Actinomyces slackii genome:
GGCGCTGACGGCGAGCCTGCCTCGTGCTTTGGCCCATATCGTCGGCCCTGACGGCACCACCTACATGCGCGAGCAGCTCGCTCTGCGGCCCGGGGAACGGGTCTACGGGCTGGGGGAGCGCTTCGGGGCCTTCACCAAGAACGGGCAGCGGGTGGACATCTGGAATGAGGACGGCGGTACTGCCTCTGATCAGGCCTACAAGGGCATTCCCTTCTACCTGACCACTGCCGGCTACGGGGTGTTCGTCGCCGAGACCGGCGGGGTCTCCTTCGAGGTTGGCAGCGAGGTCGTCACCCGCACCCAGTTCTCCGTCGAGGGGGAGCGGCTCACCTACTACCTCATCGACGGCCCGACCCCCAAGGATGTGCTGCGCCGCTACACGGCCCTGACCGGTCGCGCCCCCATGGTGCCCACCTGGTCCTTCGGACTGTGGCTAACCACCTCCTTCACCACTGACTATGACGAGCGCACGGTCATGTCCTTCATCGATGGGATGGCCCAGCGCGACCTGCCGCTGAGCGTCTTCCACTTCGACACGTTCTGGATGCGCGGCTTCCACTGGTGCGACTTCGTGTGGGATCCGCACACCTTCCCCGACCCGGCGGGAATGCTGGCCCGCATCAAGGAGCGGGGGCTGCGCGTGTGCGTGTGGATCAACCCCTATATCGCCCAGCGCTCGGCCCTGTTCGAGGAGGGCCTCGCCCGTGGCTACCTGGTGCGCACCACGAGCGGCGACGTGTGGCAGACCGACCTGTGGCAGGCGGGCATGGCCCTGGTGGACTTCACCAATCCGGAAGCAGTCGCGTGGTACCGGGGCAAGCTCGCCGCCCTGCTGGATGCGGGCGTGGACTGCTTCAAGACGGACTTCGGTGAGCGGATCCCGGTGACCGACATCGCCTGGCACGATGGCTCCGACCCGGAGAAGATGCACAACTACTACACGCACCTGTACAACCGCACCGTCTTCGACCTGCTGCGGGAGCGCCGTGGGGAGGGCGAGGCGATCGTCTTCGCCCGCTCGGCCACCGCGGGCGGCCAGCAGTTCCCGGTGCACTGGGGCGGGGACAACGAGTCGACCTACGCCTCACTGGGGGAGACCCTGCGCGGGGGACTGTCGCTGACCTCCTCCGGGTTCGCGTACTGGAGCCACGACATCGGCGGCTTCGAGGGGACTCCGGATCCCGAGGTGTTCAAGCGCTGGCTGGCCTTCGGGCTGCTATCCTCCCACGCACGGCTGCACGGCTCGAGCTCAGTGCGCGTGCCTTGGGCCTTCGATGAGGAGGCGGTCGAGGTAGCCCGCCGCTTCATCACCCTGCGGCTCTCGCTCATGCCCTACTTGTACCGGCTGGCCGGCGAGGCCCACGCGACGGGAACGCCCATGATGCGGTCGATGTTCCTGGAGTTCCCCGACGATCCCGGCGCGCGCGACGTCGACACCCAGTACATGCTCGGGGACAGCCTGCTGGTGGCGCCGGTCATGGATGCCGATGGTGAGGTGGACGTCTACCTGCCCGAGGGCACCTGGACCTCCTGGTGGGACGGGAGCACCGTGATCGGGCCGCGCTGGGTGCATGAGCGTCACGGTCTGGACTCCCTGCCCCTGTACGTGCGTCAGGGCAGCGTGGTGCCGGTGACGGGGGCGACCGCCGACCCGCAGGCCGACTGGGCCGCCGACCTCACGCTGCGCTGCTTCTGCCTTGCCGATGGGGATGAGCGGGAGGTGGTGGTGCCGGCGCACGACGGCTTCCAGGCCGCCACGTTCCACGTGAGCTGCGCGGATGGTCGAGTAAGCGCCCAGGCCGATGGTGCCCGTGGCCCGTGGTCGCTCGAGGTGGACGGCCGGCTTGTTCCTGCCTCGCCCCCGGGTGACTCGCAGTAGGGCCTTGCCTCTGAGCGGGGCGGTCCACAGGGCTATCCGGGCAGGCCGAGGAGTCGGCGGGCGTAGATGGCCTGGCCGGAGTGCTGGGATGCGTCGTCGATGATCGATACCAGGCGCACACCGAGCGTCACGGGCGGCTCCCATTCCCTGTCGATCACCTCATCAAGGCGCGCTGGATCCAGCGACTCCAGGAAGCCGGTGGCGCTGGAGTAGACGGCGTCGAGATAGGCCGTCAGCACCGACAGGTCGCGCACTTCCACCTGCGCAGACTCCTCGGGCGTGTGCCGCCAGTCCTCGGTGTCATCGGGCAGGGGCAGGTCGAATCGCGTGGAATGGCCGCCCGCCGTCCACTCCGGCTCGCGGCCCGCTAACGGCGCGATCTGCAGGTCGATCGCTCGGGCAGTGTGCCAGGCGAGCCAGGTGAGCGAGTCGATCCGCGGTGCGAGCCCATCCACCGGCCGGGCATTGGCCTGCTCGGCACTCACGCCCTCCAGCGCCCGGTCCAGGCGCTCGCGCGAGCGCCCCAGGGCATCGATGAGAACCTTGCGCAGTGCCTGAGCCTCTGTGTCCCCGATACCGCTCATGAACAGCCTCCTTGTCCCATCGCTGCTGCGCCCAACGCGCTGCGTGTGCGGTCAGGATACGGTGTCGAGGCTGCTGATGGCCCCGGTGGCGACGTCGTAGAGCAGTCCGTGGGCGCCGGCCCCGTCCGGGATGAACGGGTCCGCCGCCAGATCGGCCAGGACATCGCGCAGATGCTCCTCGGCGCTGCGCCCCGCGAAGCCGCCGGGCGACCAGGTGGGCCTGGCCCCCGTGCGCTGCTCGAGCAGCGCCAGGAAGGCCTCGTCCTCGATCCGCGACATCCCGCAGTCCGTGTGATGCATGACGATGATCTCGGTGACGCCCAGCGCGTGCTGCGAGATCGCCAGGGAACGGCGCGCGCCATCATCGAGGATCCCGCCGGCATTGCGGATCACATAGGCCTCACCGGCGCTGAGCCCGAGGATCCTCATGACGTCCATGCGGCGGTCCTGGCAGGCCAGGACCGCCAGGCGCGGCCCTGCCGGCCGCGCAATGCTCGGCTCGACGGTCGCTGCCCGCGACAGCGCCTCGCTCACGCCCGGCCCAAGAGGGGAGGAGTGGTTCACCATGGCTCTCCTGCGCTTGGGCCGACTCAGGCGAAGACCACCGTGCGGTGGCCGTTCATGAGCACCCGGTGCTCGGTGTGCCAGCGCACCGCCTGGGCCAGCACGCGCCGCTCGACATCCTGGCCCTTGGCCCGCAGCGCCGCCACGGAGTCCTCATGGGCCACGCGGGTGACGTCCTGCTCGATGATGGGGCCCTCATCGAGATCGGCCGTCACGTAGTGGGCGGTGGCACCGATGAGCTTGACCCCGCGCTCATGCGCCTGGGCGTAGGGGCGCGCCCCCTTGAAGGAGGGCAGGAAGGAGTGGTGGATGTTGATGACCCCGCCGTGCAGGCGCTCGCACAGGGCGGGGGAGAGGATCTGCATGTAGCGCGCCAGGACCACCAGCTCGACCCCCAGGGACTCCACCAGGGCCATCAGCTCGGCCTCGGCGGCCTCCTTGGTCTCGCGGGTCACGGGGATGCAGTGGAAGGGCGCGCCGTAGAACTCCGCCACGGCGCGCAGGTCCTCGTGGTTGCCGACCACCCCGGCCACATCGATGGGCAGGCCTTGGCTGCGGGCGCGGAAGAGCAGGTCGGTCAGGCAGTGCCCCTCCTTGGAGACCATGATGAGGGTGCGCATGGGGCGGCCCACCTCATCGAGGCTCCACTCCATGGCGTAGTCGCCGGCCAGGGCCTCCAGGTCCTTCTCCAGCTCCAGGCGCGGCACGGTGGTCTCGACCTGGACGCGCATGAAGAACAGCCCGGTGTCGCTGTCCCCGAACTGCTTGGACTCGGTGATGTTCCCGCCGCGGCGGGCCAGCGCCCCGGTGACGGCGTGGACGATGCCGGGCTTGTCGGGGCAGGACAGGGACAGGACCAGATGGGTTGAGTCGGACATGGGTGCAGGGTAGCGGCAGGGCTCGCCCCCGAGGAGCAGCCGTCCGCCAGGCAGCCGCCGGTCGGCCGCCCTCGCGACAGGCTGCGCTGAGGGCGGCCGCGGCTCCCGGGCCACGGGTCAGCCCTGGCGGGCCTTGAAGCGGGGGTTCTTCTTGTTGATGACGTAGGTGTGGCCCCTGCGGCGCACGACCTTGGAGCCGGGCTGCTTGGCAAGGGATCGGATGGATGCG
This genomic interval carries:
- the yicI gene encoding alpha-xylosidase; this translates as MKFSNGYWLDRQGHAVHKARGLLDLTVDPAGAVHAHAPVRPVATRGDTLNVGLISVAFTAVADGVIKVEAVHHRGRRDRGPHFAVNVPSDYRGEVERTDAGVTLRAGSLAVTLREGADWRAEFTSGGRALTASLPRALAHIVGPDGTTYMREQLALRPGERVYGLGERFGAFTKNGQRVDIWNEDGGTASDQAYKGIPFYLTTAGYGVFVAETGGVSFEVGSEVVTRTQFSVEGERLTYYLIDGPTPKDVLRRYTALTGRAPMVPTWSFGLWLTTSFTTDYDERTVMSFIDGMAQRDLPLSVFHFDTFWMRGFHWCDFVWDPHTFPDPAGMLARIKERGLRVCVWINPYIAQRSALFEEGLARGYLVRTTSGDVWQTDLWQAGMALVDFTNPEAVAWYRGKLAALLDAGVDCFKTDFGERIPVTDIAWHDGSDPEKMHNYYTHLYNRTVFDLLRERRGEGEAIVFARSATAGGQQFPVHWGGDNESTYASLGETLRGGLSLTSSGFAYWSHDIGGFEGTPDPEVFKRWLAFGLLSSHARLHGSSSVRVPWAFDEEAVEVARRFITLRLSLMPYLYRLAGEAHATGTPMMRSMFLEFPDDPGARDVDTQYMLGDSLLVAPVMDADGEVDVYLPEGTWTSWWDGSTVIGPRWVHERHGLDSLPLYVRQGSVVPVTGATADPQADWAADLTLRCFCLADGDEREVVVPAHDGFQAATFHVSCADGRVSAQADGARGPWSLEVDGRLVPASPPGDSQ
- a CDS encoding DinB family protein: MSGIGDTEAQALRKVLIDALGRSRERLDRALEGVSAEQANARPVDGLAPRIDSLTWLAWHTARAIDLQIAPLAGREPEWTAGGHSTRFDLPLPDDTEDWRHTPEESAQVEVRDLSVLTAYLDAVYSSATGFLESLDPARLDEVIDREWEPPVTLGVRLVSIIDDASQHSGQAIYARRLLGLPG
- a CDS encoding beta-class carbonic anhydrase, with product MVNHSSPLGPGVSEALSRAATVEPSIARPAGPRLAVLACQDRRMDVMRILGLSAGEAYVIRNAGGILDDGARRSLAISQHALGVTEIIVMHHTDCGMSRIEDEAFLALLEQRTGARPTWSPGGFAGRSAEEHLRDVLADLAADPFIPDGAGAHGLLYDVATGAISSLDTVS
- the purU gene encoding formyltetrahydrofolate deformylase, encoding MSDSTHLVLSLSCPDKPGIVHAVTGALARRGGNITESKQFGDSDTGLFFMRVQVETTVPRLELEKDLEALAGDYAMEWSLDEVGRPMRTLIMVSKEGHCLTDLLFRARSQGLPIDVAGVVGNHEDLRAVAEFYGAPFHCIPVTRETKEAAEAELMALVESLGVELVVLARYMQILSPALCERLHGGVINIHHSFLPSFKGARPYAQAHERGVKLIGATAHYVTADLDEGPIIEQDVTRVAHEDSVAALRAKGQDVERRVLAQAVRWHTEHRVLMNGHRTVVFA
- the ykgO gene encoding type B 50S ribosomal protein L36 produces the protein MKVRASIRSLAKQPGSKVVRRRGHTYVINKKNPRFKARQG